The Indicator indicator isolate 239-I01 chromosome 18, UM_Iind_1.1, whole genome shotgun sequence genome includes a region encoding these proteins:
- the C18H5orf15 gene encoding keratinocyte-associated transmembrane protein 2, translated as MAAAGGSRVPAGRTFCLLVLCGCGLAALGKDGSDAMEVGMLQKNISSKTENETLGKSQNVTDSLQSITPTKKEESPTAAKSSSVTAAKPSTVKDDSAPAVLSRLVTASPVSQTDVDASEATKIEEEDLLTDLKDAINSSPPAMKEMIESEGGDDYGPYEMTSNSRYNPDLEMPEDDDSDTISNYNEIKTLNEKIKDVSVSGLEEEDDSHFFFHLIIVAFLIAVVYVTYHNKRKFFLLVQSRRWRDGLCSRTVEYHRLDQNVNEAMPSLKITNDYVF; from the exons ATGGCGGCGGCCGGTGGGAGTCGTGTGCCGGCGGGCCGCACTTTCTGCCTTCTCGTGCTGTGCGGCTGCGGCCTGGCGGCCCTCGGCAAGGACGGTTCCG ATGCTATGGAAGTGGGGAtgcttcagaaaaatatttcttctaaaactgaaaatgaaacacTAGGAAAATCCCAAAATGTAACAGACAGCTTACAGAGTATAACTCcaacaaaaaaagaggagagcCCAACAGCAGCTAAAAGCAGTTCAGTAACTGCAGCAAAACCATCAACAGTAAAAGATGATTCTGCACCAGCCGTTCTCTCTCGTCTGGTGACTGCTAGTCCAGTGTCTCAAACGGATGTTGATGCTTCTGAAGCTACCAAAATTGAGGAGGAGGATCTTCTAACGGATTTGAAAGATGCAATAAATAGCTCACCACCTGCCATGAAAGAAATGATTGAGTCAGAGGGAGGAGATGACTATGGCCCTTATGAAATGACATCAAATTCCAGATACAACCCGGACCTGGAGATGCCAGAAGATGATGACTCTGACACCATTAGTAATTACAATGAGATCAAGACCCTTAATGAGAAGATAAAAGATGTTTCTGTCTCAGGGCTGGAAGAAGAAGATGACagccatttctttttccatctgaTTATAGTTGCCTTCTTAATAGCTGTTGTTTATGTGACCTATCACAATAAGAGGAAG ttCTTCTTGCTGGTCCAGAGCCGGAGATGGAGGGATGGCCTGTGCTCTAGGACAGTAGAATATCATCGTTTAGATCAAAATGTTAATGAAGCAATGCCTTCCCTGAAAATAACTAATGACTATGTCTTTTGA
- the VDAC1 gene encoding voltage-dependent anion-selective channel protein 1 isoform X3 codes for MLIWANLPEMCSTRDMEFTSSGSANTETSKVNGSLETKYKWVEYGLMFTEKWNTDNTLGTEITLEDQLARGLKLTFDSTFSPNTGKKSAKVKTGYKREHINIGCDMDFDISGPSIHGALVLGYEGWLAGYQMTFESAKSRVTQSNFAVGYKTDEFQLHTNVNDGTEFGGSIYQKVNNKLETAVQLAWTAGNSNTRFGIAAKYQIDPDASFCAKVNNSSLIGLGYTQILKPGIKMTLSALLDGKNVNAGGHKLGLGLEFEA; via the exons gAATTCACAAGCTCaggttcagcaaacacagaaacaagcaAAGTTAATGGTAGTTTGGAAACAAAATACAAGTGGGTGGAGTATGGATTGATGTTCACAGAAAAGTGGAACACAGACAACACACTAGGCACCGAGATTACACTTGAAGATCAG cTTGCTCGTGGCCTGAAGCTGACCTTTGACTCCACCTTCTCTCCTAACACTGG gAAAAAGAGTGCTAAAGTTAAGACAGGGTACAAAAGGGAACACATCAACATTGGCTGTGACATGGATTTTGATATTTCTGGCCCCTCAATCCATGGAGCCCTGGTGCTTGGCTATGAAGGGTGGCTGGCAGGTTATCAGATGACCTTCGAGAGCGCCAAGTCTAGAGTCACCCAGAGCAACTTCGCTGTTGGCTACAAGACCGATGAATTCCAGCTTCATACCAATGT GAATGATGGCACGGAGTTCGGTGGCTCCATTTACCAGAAGGTGAACAATAAACTGGAAACTGCTGTGCAGCTTGCCTGGACGGCTGGGAACAGCAACACACGCTTTGGAATAGCAGCCAAGTACCAGATTGACCCAGATGCCTCGTTTTGT gCTAAAGTGAACAATTCCAGTCTGATTGGATTAGGATACACTCAGATTTTAAAGCCAG gTATTAAAATGACACTGTCAGCTTTGTTGGATGGCAAGAACGTCAACGCAGGTGGTCACAAACTTGGTCTAGGATTGGAATTTGAAGCATAA